The genomic interval ACTGCGCCACCCATGGCCGAATAACCCACAAGTGTGATTAAAGTAATAGAAGCTGTATTAATCAGCGAAGGCAATGCTTCTGGTAATAATACTTTGCAAACAATTTGAAAAGGAGTTGCACCCATCGCTCTTGCAGCCTCAACCAGACCACCTGGCACTTCGATTAAACTGTTTTCTACCATTCTGGCAATAAAAGGTGCAGCTCCGATACTTAAAGGAACTAAAGCAGCTTCAATACCAATAGAAGTTCCGACCAGCATCCGGGTAAAAGGAATCATCCAGACAATCAGAATAATAAATGGAATAGAGCGGAATACATTCACGAAAACCGATACTACATTATTCAGCGTTCTGTTTTCCAGTACCTGGCCTTTTCTGGTCAGATATAGCATCACTCCGGTTGGCAATCCGATGACAAAACCAAAAAATCCAGAGACAAAGGTCATCACTATTGTTTCCCATGTTCCTTTGAACATCATTAAAATCATTGCATCAGACATACCCTAAAACCTCCACTTTGATCTGTTTTTCTTCATAATATGCTATTGCCTTCAGGCTGTCTTGCTGTGCACCGGAAACTTCAATCACCATAGCGCCAAATTTAACACCTCCGGCATATTCAATTTGTGCGTAAATAATATTATTATTCAGGTTGAATAACCTGCTCACCTGTGAAAGTACGGGATCATCTACCGATTGACCGGTAAATTCCAGTTTTAATAACGGTTTTTTATCTGCAGTCAATGTATCGCTTAACCTCTCCAGATAGGCTTCCGGAATGTTTATTTTTAGAGATGAAGCGATAAATTCACGGGTAAGTTCTGCTTTAGGATGCGCAAAAATTTCACTGACAGTACCCTGTTCAATTAATTTACCGGCACTGATGACTGCAACTTCATCACAGATACTTTTCACCACATCCATTTCATGGGTAATCAGTAGAATGGTAATATTCAGCCTTTTATTGATATCTTTTAATAAAGTAAGAATAGACTTTGTAGTAGCCGGATCTAAAGCACTTGTCGCTTCATCACATAACAGCACTTTTGGATTACTCGCCAATGTTCTGGCAATCGCAACCCGTTGTTTCTGTCCACCGGATAAATTAGCAGGATAATCTTTTCCTTTATCTTCCAGCCCTACCAGCGCGAGTAATTCAGCAACTCTTTTTTGGATCTGTTCTTTAGGAACTTTATCCAGCTCTAATGGAAAGGCAATATTTTCAGAAACCGTTCTGGAAGATAATAAATTGAAATGTTGAAAGATCATACCGATCTGTCTTCTTTCTTTAGCCAGCGCTGCCGGTGATAAATCAATCAGGTTCAGCCCATCCACGATAACCTCGCCGGAGGTTGGCCTCTCCAACAAATTCACGCAGCGGATCAAGGTGCTTTTTCCTGCGCCTGATGCCCCGATCACCCCATAGATTTTACCTGTTGGTACAGTTAAAGAGACGTCCGACAAAGCTGTAATCTCCCTGTTTTTCTGATGAAATTGTTTAGTTATATTTTTTAATACAATCATGTTCGGCGCAAAAGTAATAATAATCAGCAATAGTCTATTATATTTATAGACTTTAACTATCAGGGAGATATAAAAAAAGACACTCTAAAAGTGCCTTTTTTTTATTTACTGCTCAAATTAAGCTTATTCATTCAAAGATGCCATATCAATTACAAAACGATAATGAACATCTCCGGCAAGCGTGCGCTCATAAGCTTCGTTGATCTGGTCAATATTGATCATTTCTACATCCGAAGTGATATTATGTTCTGCACAGTAATCCAGCATTTCCTGAGTTTCTTTTATTCCTCCAACTAACGAACCGACCAGACTCCGGCGACCGCCAATTAACTGAAACGCCTGCACATCTGAAGGTTTCGGTGGTACACCTAATAGAACCATTACCCCATTGGTACGTAATAAAGCAAGATATTCATTATAATCATGTTCCGCAGATACCGTATCAATGATATAATCAAAACTGTTAGCCAGCTTTTTCATCGTTTCCTTTTCCGTGGTAATCTCAAAATGATGCGCACCTAGTTCCTGTGCATCTTTTTCTTTGCTTTTGGA from Pedobacter sp. WC2423 carries:
- the metI gene encoding methionine ABC transporter permease MetI, which produces MSDAMILMMFKGTWETIVMTFVSGFFGFVIGLPTGVMLYLTRKGQVLENRTLNNVVSVFVNVFRSIPFIILIVWMIPFTRMLVGTSIGIEAALVPLSIGAAPFIARMVENSLIEVPGGLVEAARAMGATPFQIVCKVLLPEALPSLINTASITLITLVGYSAMGGAVGAGGLGQIGYQYGYVGYDVLVMNTVLIVLVALVFVIQFAGDFLAKRADHRK
- the metN gene encoding methionine ABC transporter ATP-binding protein MetN, which gives rise to MIVLKNITKQFHQKNREITALSDVSLTVPTGKIYGVIGASGAGKSTLIRCVNLLERPTSGEVIVDGLNLIDLSPAALAKERRQIGMIFQHFNLLSSRTVSENIAFPLELDKVPKEQIQKRVAELLALVGLEDKGKDYPANLSGGQKQRVAIARTLASNPKVLLCDEATSALDPATTKSILTLLKDINKRLNITILLITHEMDVVKSICDEVAVISAGKLIEQGTVSEIFAHPKAELTREFIASSLKINIPEAYLERLSDTLTADKKPLLKLEFTGQSVDDPVLSQVSRLFNLNNNIIYAQIEYAGGVKFGAMVIEVSGAQQDSLKAIAYYEEKQIKVEVLGYV